The Gillisia sp. Hel_I_86 genome has a segment encoding these proteins:
- the ltrA gene encoding group II intron reverse transcriptase/maturase yields the protein MIFKEKQKSQPIDKRQVMEAFKKVRSNKGASGVDKVSISEVSARPMKYLYPVWNRLASGSYFPKPVREVEIPKADGRMRKLGIPTVQDRTAQMVIREELEQLADKRFSKSSFGYRPNKSAHQAIKQCRENCMAMDWAIDLDIKSFFDEIDHDLMLKALGHFTKEKHIHLYVTRWLKASVQKKDGSVHPRSKGTPQGGVISPLLANIFLDVVFDKWIEQHHPEVKFERYADDIIIHCANFKQALRTLEAVKARFEQCKLQIKKGKSNIVYCKRNQKKHPPFKVHYVTFSFLGFTFKPRMVKGYYGNFHLGFTPAISRQSQKRINQTLFKMKLHRMVHLRLPDLAGIIANKVRGWIHYYGKVRMSELHYVFRFLNMRLAKWVRNKYRRFRRKHWFFAYKWLQETAKQFPNLFVHWQYGFTP from the coding sequence ATGATTTTCAAAGAGAAACAAAAGTCGCAACCGATAGATAAGCGACAGGTAATGGAAGCCTTTAAGAAGGTACGCAGTAACAAGGGTGCATCGGGTGTCGATAAAGTATCGATTTCCGAAGTGTCCGCTCGCCCTATGAAATACCTTTATCCCGTATGGAACAGGTTAGCGAGTGGAAGTTACTTTCCCAAGCCCGTTCGCGAAGTAGAAATACCCAAAGCAGATGGCAGGATGCGGAAACTGGGCATCCCGACGGTACAAGACCGAACGGCTCAAATGGTAATTAGAGAGGAGCTGGAGCAGCTTGCAGATAAGCGGTTCAGCAAAAGTTCCTTTGGCTATCGACCGAACAAATCGGCGCACCAAGCCATAAAGCAATGCAGGGAAAACTGTATGGCGATGGATTGGGCAATAGATTTGGACATCAAGAGTTTTTTTGATGAGATAGACCACGATTTAATGCTCAAAGCATTGGGTCACTTTACCAAAGAGAAGCACATTCACTTGTACGTGACACGTTGGTTAAAAGCCAGTGTCCAAAAGAAAGATGGGAGTGTTCATCCCCGTAGCAAAGGCACACCACAGGGAGGTGTTATAAGCCCATTATTGGCAAACATTTTCCTAGACGTTGTTTTTGACAAATGGATTGAACAGCACCATCCCGAAGTAAAGTTTGAACGATATGCAGATGATATTATCATCCATTGTGCAAACTTCAAACAAGCCCTGCGGACTTTGGAAGCGGTAAAAGCCAGATTTGAGCAATGCAAGTTGCAGATAAAGAAAGGCAAGAGCAATATTGTTTATTGCAAGCGCAACCAAAAGAAGCACCCACCGTTCAAGGTCCACTATGTAACCTTCAGTTTTTTAGGTTTTACATTCAAACCAAGAATGGTAAAGGGCTACTACGGGAACTTTCATTTGGGTTTCACGCCCGCCATCAGCCGCCAAAGTCAAAAGCGAATCAATCAAACCTTGTTCAAGATGAAACTGCACCGTATGGTTCACTTGCGCCTGCCCGATTTGGCAGGCATTATAGCGAACAAAGTACGAGGGTGGATTCATTATTACGGCAAGGTGCGAATGAGCGAACTACATTATGTGTTCCGCTTTTTGAATATGCGACTGGCTAAATGGGTACGCAACAAATATCGGCGATTTAGGCGTAAACATTGGTTCTTTGCCTACAAATGGTTACAGGAGACTGCCAAGCAGTTTCCCAATCTATTTGTGCATTGGCAATATGGTTTTACGCCTTAG
- a CDS encoding serine hydrolase domain-containing protein: MKTYLLFTIISVLTFINHLQAQTVSHEGLQDSINKITKKKNIPGFFVTVVSADSLLWQQALGYKDISTHSNVDSQTLFRIGSVSKSFTALAVMKLVEENKLSLNDELKDIAPEIPFENKWEEKYPVKIKHLLEHKAGFDDMHFSVFAIEPKPGMTAHEEVDIYKKSFRSRWKPGLVHSYSNPSYVILGYLIEKISGQPYQEYIRNKVLLPLNMNNTQYLSENGRNVPSSQFAKGYNGNNRLVNSGYLAGEAVGGLLSNAEDLSRFLQYMLSEEMQDCIPLIGRNGVKEMEKLHGWFENTNHIEDGYRLGLYTREFGKNDHQFLGHNGYINGFTTDFIYDRDLNIGIAISNNRGAGNGEILDILIDHFAEENSAEKVCAPIAQEIPNDFKAWEGEYRILNSRNEIFSLFNYPFHILKLEKEGDSISIKRLGSEENYSRCGGNSFIGTGEVNPSVFLTMNGDEKSLYYYEDVLVPVSSTWIFILRLVLVLSIFAGFAITAVFLFRLIIFAFKRTRKKQRLYRTFILALPYWLIFSSLIVFLLNSSLNSLEKLGSISILSVFIFITSLLAPIFLFVAAYVLYKNWQGLNGIGKVLNGWFIIGSTIIISYCAFHGWFAVMLWSY, encoded by the coding sequence ATGAAAACTTATCTGCTATTTACAATTATTAGTGTTCTTACTTTCATTAATCATTTACAAGCACAAACTGTTTCTCATGAAGGACTTCAAGATTCTATCAACAAAATTACAAAGAAGAAAAACATTCCAGGATTTTTTGTTACGGTAGTTTCAGCAGACTCCCTTCTTTGGCAACAGGCTCTGGGATACAAAGATATTTCTACTCACAGCAATGTGGACTCCCAGACGTTGTTCAGGATTGGTTCAGTTTCGAAAAGCTTTACAGCGCTTGCAGTTATGAAACTTGTGGAAGAAAATAAATTGAGCCTAAATGATGAACTAAAAGATATTGCTCCTGAAATCCCCTTTGAAAATAAATGGGAGGAAAAATATCCCGTGAAAATAAAACATTTGTTGGAGCACAAAGCTGGATTCGATGATATGCACTTTTCTGTATTTGCAATAGAACCCAAACCCGGTATGACTGCACATGAGGAAGTGGATATTTATAAAAAATCTTTTCGAAGTCGATGGAAGCCGGGCCTTGTTCATTCCTATTCCAATCCGTCTTATGTGATTCTGGGTTATCTAATAGAAAAAATTAGCGGTCAGCCATACCAAGAATACATTCGAAACAAGGTCCTGCTCCCGCTAAACATGAATAATACCCAATATCTTAGTGAAAACGGACGCAATGTACCATCTTCTCAATTTGCAAAGGGCTATAACGGGAATAACCGATTGGTTAACAGTGGCTATTTAGCAGGCGAAGCTGTAGGCGGCCTGCTTAGCAATGCAGAGGATTTGTCCCGGTTTTTGCAATACATGCTGAGCGAAGAAATGCAGGATTGTATTCCGCTGATTGGAAGAAATGGAGTGAAAGAAATGGAGAAACTGCATGGATGGTTCGAAAACACCAACCATATTGAAGACGGCTACAGACTGGGGCTTTATACACGTGAATTTGGGAAAAATGATCACCAATTCCTGGGACATAATGGCTACATCAATGGCTTTACTACCGATTTTATCTATGACCGGGACCTAAATATAGGTATTGCGATCAGCAATAACAGGGGTGCCGGAAATGGTGAAATATTAGATATTTTGATAGATCATTTTGCTGAGGAAAATTCTGCCGAAAAAGTGTGTGCTCCGATTGCGCAGGAGATTCCAAATGACTTTAAAGCCTGGGAGGGAGAGTATCGTATTTTAAATTCCCGAAATGAAATTTTCAGTTTGTTCAATTATCCATTTCATATATTAAAACTGGAGAAAGAAGGAGATTCAATCTCAATCAAGAGGTTAGGAAGTGAAGAAAATTATAGCCGGTGCGGTGGCAATTCTTTCATTGGAACTGGAGAAGTTAATCCTTCCGTTTTTCTTACTATGAATGGCGATGAAAAATCGCTTTATTATTACGAAGATGTGCTGGTACCAGTTAGTAGCACATGGATTTTTATTTTAAGGCTCGTATTGGTCTTAAGTATATTTGCTGGTTTTGCGATAACTGCTGTGTTTCTATTTCGGCTGATCATCTTTGCTTTTAAAAGAACTCGGAAGAAACAACGTCTTTATAGGACATTTATCTTGGCATTGCCTTATTGGCTCATCTTTTCTTCCCTGATCGTTTTTCTGTTAAATTCTTCTCTTAATAGTCTGGAAAAACTGGGTAGCATCAGTATACTTTCTGTATTTATTTTTATCACTTCGTTATTGGCACCAATATTTCTTTTTGTAGCGGCCTACGTTCTATACAAAAATTGGCAGGGTCTTAACGGTATAGGAAAAGTGCTAAATGGGTGGTTTATAATAGGATCTACTATAATTATCTCGTACTGTGCTTTTCATGGGTGGTTTGCAGTAATGCTCTGGAGTTACTAA
- a CDS encoding TolC family protein, protein MKKIIIILVLITTSLNAQNTKNQGLSLEECIQIALDNNINLKRSYLQAKTERLNFRGTKSRVLPAINGSYSYAVNKGRSIDPYTNDVIDQQFSYSNAGLRLNAPIFNGFELRNSIQRDRYNMEAAQAEKEATKQQLILDVTLAYFQVLNTRDLWELTKLRLESTIKQTNRIKSLNDEGAGNPADYTDIKGQLNNDQSAVIAAKNNMQQSQLNLAQLLNVDTEVKVTEFHALAEIKKHELSAEEIYLESLENLQVFDGQRLRIKATKEDIAVARSIFVPDISLFAQLNTNYSSLASLLNETGTQVLETGGFISINEIAYPVLANESQFSQQDISYFDQLDNNLSSVAGISMDVPIFNGFRGKRSVALKKIQMEDAKLQLENTKNEYFQAIKLAYSDMEAAYENYFVLRDQVRAYEHSYEVNEIRFTDGVSNIVEYIISKNNLDRSMINQTNAKYEFLIRIKILEYYRGKIE, encoded by the coding sequence TTGAAAAAAATCATCATTATACTAGTATTGATCACCACCAGTTTAAATGCCCAGAACACAAAAAATCAAGGGCTTTCCTTGGAAGAATGTATTCAGATAGCCTTGGACAACAACATCAATTTAAAGCGATCTTATCTACAGGCCAAAACAGAAAGACTTAATTTCCGAGGAACCAAATCTAGGGTGCTCCCAGCAATCAATGGTAGCTATAGTTATGCCGTGAATAAAGGAAGAAGTATAGATCCGTACACCAACGATGTGATTGATCAGCAATTTAGTTACAGCAATGCCGGATTACGTCTAAATGCCCCAATATTTAACGGATTTGAACTAAGAAACAGCATTCAACGGGACCGGTACAACATGGAAGCGGCCCAGGCTGAAAAGGAAGCGACAAAGCAACAGCTAATACTGGATGTTACTCTAGCTTATTTTCAGGTTTTGAACACCCGCGATTTGTGGGAACTCACAAAATTACGACTTGAAAGCACCATTAAGCAAACAAATCGCATTAAAAGCCTGAACGATGAGGGAGCTGGGAACCCGGCCGATTATACCGATATTAAAGGACAGTTAAACAATGATCAGTCGGCAGTGATTGCAGCAAAAAACAATATGCAACAATCACAACTAAATCTCGCACAACTGCTAAATGTGGACACTGAAGTCAAGGTTACGGAATTTCATGCACTGGCTGAAATAAAAAAACATGAACTTTCTGCGGAAGAAATCTATTTAGAATCCCTTGAAAACCTACAGGTTTTTGATGGGCAACGTTTACGCATAAAAGCAACAAAAGAAGATATAGCGGTTGCCAGATCTATATTTGTGCCAGATATTTCCCTTTTTGCACAATTGAACACCAATTATTCCAGTTTGGCAAGTTTGTTGAATGAAACCGGAACTCAGGTGCTGGAAACGGGGGGGTTTATTAGTATTAACGAGATTGCCTATCCGGTCCTTGCCAATGAAAGTCAGTTTTCACAGCAGGACATTTCGTATTTTGATCAGTTAGACAATAACCTTAGCTCTGTGGCTGGAATAAGCATGGATGTTCCAATTTTTAATGGTTTTCGGGGGAAAAGATCGGTCGCTTTGAAGAAAATCCAGATGGAAGATGCCAAGCTTCAATTGGAGAACACAAAAAATGAATATTTCCAAGCGATCAAACTAGCTTATAGCGATATGGAAGCTGCTTACGAAAACTATTTTGTTCTCCGGGACCAGGTACGGGCCTATGAACATTCTTACGAAGTAAACGAAATTAGGTTTACCGATGGGGTTTCCAATATCGTTGAATACATCATCAGCAAAAACAACCTTGACCGTTCCATGATCAACCAGACCAATGCCAAATATGAATTTCTTATCAGAATAAAGATTCTGGAGTATTATAGGGGAAAAATAGAATAA
- a CDS encoding ABC transporter permease — protein sequence MIKNYLKTGWRNIIKNKGTFSINIMGLALGIASCIMMMLYVVNELSYDKFNVKADQIVRVVFKANIKNEAIKEAVVMAPVAQTLKNDLPEVIDATRLAKSFNNRIEFNGSYYGQNSLAYVDPNFFDVFTLPIIQGNKNTPLNEPNSVVISESLARNIFGDSDPVGKTITVTNRDEKLTVSGVMEDIPKNSHFHFDMLVSTLGYAPAKNTSWMQSDFFTYLVLKKGTDIGSVEAKLPEINKKYMGPQMMDAIGTSYEEFQKDNSLGLFLQPLTHIHLYSDFSDATTLEQGGDIKYIYIFSAVAFFMLVIACINFMNLATASASKRSKEVGIRKVLGSNKKQLIYQFLSEAFVSTLITTFLAIALFSIALPFFNQLAGKEIEFAMLLKPVYILALLGLIFLITIFAGAYPAFYLSSFNPLNALKSKFSGSGKSSGIRSGLVIFQFVVSTGLILATLVVKEQMNYIQNKDIGYNKDQLLVVRNTYLLENNEDNFIDRIKRDPRIENLTHSAFVPAGESDNEVGGIFLNGDFQRRMFFYNVDENYIPTMGMELLQGRNFFKEFGDESDKVIVNEKAAEVLGIGKDAIGKIFQRDTNEGLKDITVIGVIKNFNFKSLHQEIEPLILKKNPYGGMIIRSKVADMSGIIQNLDEDWNSYNPKEALNYSILDDSFNHTYLKERKMGTILTLFAILTIIVACLGLFGLVTFTAEQRFKEIGIRKVLGSSATQIVTLLSKDFIKLVGISFLIAFPLSYYLMNKWLQDFAYRIQIHWWLFLLAAIITLGIAFLTIGIKSFRAASVNPIKSLKTE from the coding sequence ATGATCAAGAATTATTTAAAAACGGGCTGGCGGAATATCATTAAGAACAAAGGCACTTTTTCCATCAATATTATGGGGCTTGCCCTGGGAATTGCCTCGTGTATTATGATGATGCTCTATGTGGTAAATGAACTGAGCTACGATAAGTTTAACGTAAAGGCAGACCAGATAGTCCGGGTGGTTTTTAAGGCGAATATCAAAAACGAAGCGATAAAAGAGGCCGTGGTAATGGCTCCCGTTGCACAAACCCTCAAAAATGATCTTCCCGAAGTGATAGACGCCACCCGACTGGCAAAATCTTTTAACAACAGAATTGAATTCAACGGATCTTATTACGGCCAGAATAGTCTGGCGTATGTAGATCCCAATTTTTTCGATGTTTTTACACTGCCTATCATTCAGGGAAATAAAAATACCCCATTGAATGAACCAAATTCGGTAGTTATTTCAGAATCTTTGGCCAGGAATATTTTTGGGGATTCAGATCCTGTTGGAAAGACGATTACCGTTACAAATAGGGATGAAAAGCTAACTGTTTCTGGGGTGATGGAAGATATTCCCAAAAACTCACATTTTCATTTTGATATGCTCGTTTCTACTTTAGGTTATGCGCCAGCCAAAAATACCTCCTGGATGCAATCTGATTTTTTCACTTATTTGGTGCTCAAAAAAGGAACCGATATTGGTTCGGTTGAAGCCAAACTCCCCGAGATCAACAAAAAATATATGGGTCCGCAGATGATGGATGCGATTGGTACCTCTTACGAAGAATTTCAAAAAGACAACAGTCTGGGACTTTTCCTTCAGCCACTCACCCATATTCATCTATATTCTGATTTCTCTGATGCCACTACTTTGGAACAGGGCGGGGATATCAAGTACATCTATATTTTTAGTGCCGTGGCATTTTTTATGCTGGTGATTGCCTGTATCAACTTTATGAACCTCGCAACGGCCTCTGCTTCCAAAAGATCTAAAGAAGTCGGCATCCGCAAAGTCTTGGGATCCAATAAAAAGCAACTTATTTATCAGTTTTTATCAGAAGCTTTCGTTTCAACGCTGATCACCACTTTTCTGGCTATCGCTCTTTTCTCGATTGCACTGCCTTTTTTCAATCAATTAGCGGGAAAGGAAATAGAATTTGCAATGCTTTTAAAACCGGTCTATATTTTAGCCTTATTGGGACTTATCTTTCTTATCACCATTTTCGCGGGAGCATATCCTGCATTTTACCTCTCCTCTTTTAACCCGTTAAACGCTCTAAAGTCGAAATTTTCGGGCAGCGGAAAAAGTTCTGGGATTCGTAGTGGTTTGGTGATTTTTCAGTTCGTGGTCTCTACCGGGCTCATTCTCGCCACCTTGGTAGTGAAGGAGCAGATGAACTATATTCAGAACAAGGACATAGGCTATAACAAAGATCAGCTTCTGGTTGTTCGAAATACCTATTTACTGGAAAATAACGAAGATAATTTTATAGATAGGATAAAAAGGGATCCTCGTATTGAAAACCTAACCCATTCCGCATTTGTTCCTGCGGGTGAAAGTGATAATGAGGTAGGTGGGATTTTTTTGAATGGGGACTTCCAGCGCCGGATGTTCTTTTATAATGTAGATGAAAATTACATTCCCACAATGGGCATGGAACTGCTGCAGGGCAGGAATTTTTTCAAAGAATTTGGTGATGAAAGCGATAAGGTTATTGTGAATGAAAAAGCTGCCGAAGTTCTTGGCATAGGCAAAGACGCCATTGGCAAGATTTTTCAGCGGGATACCAATGAAGGTTTAAAGGATATAACCGTTATAGGGGTAATAAAAAATTTCAATTTTAAATCGCTGCACCAGGAAATTGAACCGCTTATCCTGAAGAAAAATCCTTATGGCGGAATGATCATCAGGTCTAAAGTTGCCGATATGTCTGGCATTATCCAAAACCTAGATGAAGATTGGAACAGTTATAATCCTAAAGAAGCTTTAAACTATAGTATTCTGGACGATTCCTTCAATCACACGTATCTCAAGGAACGTAAAATGGGAACTATCCTTACTCTTTTTGCCATTCTCACGATTATAGTTGCCTGCTTAGGACTATTCGGGCTCGTGACCTTTACGGCAGAACAGCGTTTTAAGGAAATAGGGATCAGGAAAGTGTTGGGCTCTTCGGCTACGCAGATCGTAACATTATTGTCAAAAGATTTTATCAAACTGGTAGGGATTTCATTTCTGATCGCGTTTCCCTTAAGTTATTATCTCATGAACAAATGGCTTCAGGATTTCGCCTATCGTATCCAGATCCACTGGTGGTTATTTTTGCTGGCCGCGATCATTACTCTTGGAATTGCATTTTTAACCATTGGTATTAAGAGTTTTAGGGCAGCCAGTGTAAATCCAATAAAAAGTTTGAAAACAGAATAA
- a CDS encoding HAAS signaling domain-containing protein translates to MKVLGFQQSASQKIYTDYINRIKRTTTTLAKEDRQDVLMEFNSHIYEGMQRHSGDNEVDNLLNVIENLGAPEEVLKPLVAEKKLQQATKTFNPVHVFKALVLNITNGLAYIVFAFLYIMLFGFLFVIGAKIFNPDKVGLFFKEGAFFVLGSINSESRQTQGVEEVLGNWFIPVMSLVTIILYVLITLLLRLKRRGRT, encoded by the coding sequence ATGAAAGTACTGGGTTTTCAACAGTCGGCATCACAAAAAATTTACACCGATTACATCAACCGGATTAAGCGCACCACTACCACCTTGGCTAAAGAGGATCGGCAAGATGTGCTTATGGAATTCAACAGCCATATATACGAGGGAATGCAAAGACATTCTGGTGATAATGAAGTAGATAATTTATTGAACGTGATTGAAAACCTCGGCGCTCCAGAAGAAGTTTTAAAACCTTTAGTGGCCGAAAAAAAGCTTCAACAGGCCACAAAGACTTTTAATCCGGTACATGTGTTTAAAGCCTTGGTGTTAAATATAACCAATGGCCTTGCTTACATAGTATTTGCTTTTCTATATATTATGCTGTTTGGTTTTTTGTTCGTGATCGGGGCTAAAATATTTAACCCAGATAAGGTTGGATTGTTTTTTAAAGAAGGTGCTTTTTTTGTATTGGGATCAATAAATTCAGAATCCAGACAAACTCAGGGAGTTGAAGAGGTATTGGGAAATTGGTTTATTCCCGTAATGAGCCTTGTTACAATTATTTTGTACGTACTAATTACCTTGCTGCTCCGCCTAAAGAGAAGAGGACGAACATAA
- a CDS encoding ABC transporter ATP-binding protein, with protein MLKLEHIYKWVKSGGRRIFLLNDLSLNVEKGEFLSIMGPSGSGKSTLLNVIAMLDEFNEGEYYFEDEAIHDLSSKKRTGIFNQNIGFIFQAYHLLDDLTVYENIETPLLYKKVKSSERKALVADILDRFNMVGKKDLFPHQLSGGQQQLVGIARALIIKPQLILADEPTGNLNSKQSDEIMHLFKELNSEGVTIIQATHSKSNAKYGSRTINLLDGSVKHS; from the coding sequence ATGCTAAAATTAGAACACATCTATAAATGGGTAAAATCGGGCGGAAGAAGAATTTTTTTGCTCAACGATTTAAGCCTGAATGTCGAAAAAGGAGAATTTCTCTCTATCATGGGTCCATCGGGTTCCGGAAAATCCACATTGCTTAATGTTATCGCCATGCTCGACGAATTTAATGAAGGAGAATATTATTTTGAAGACGAAGCCATCCATGACCTCAGTTCGAAAAAAAGGACAGGGATTTTCAATCAGAATATCGGTTTTATTTTCCAGGCTTATCATTTGCTTGATGACCTCACTGTTTATGAGAATATCGAAACCCCGCTGCTTTACAAAAAAGTGAAAAGTTCAGAACGGAAAGCATTGGTGGCAGATATCCTGGACCGCTTTAATATGGTGGGAAAGAAAGACCTTTTTCCGCATCAATTAAGTGGGGGGCAACAGCAACTTGTTGGTATTGCACGGGCATTGATTATCAAACCTCAGCTCATTCTGGCCGATGAACCAACCGGAAACCTCAACTCCAAGCAAAGTGATGAGATCATGCATCTTTTTAAAGAGTTGAACAGTGAAGGAGTGACCATTATCCAGGCTACACATTCTAAAAGCAACGCCAAATATGGTTCCCGTACCATCAACTTATTGGATGGAAGTGTCAAACATTCTTAA
- a CDS encoding serine hydrolase, with product MRLFIITRGISFLIIALSILGCKAQLTENQNEARYVKQIDSLITKSYERDLFNGNVLVVKKDNIIYQKSFGYTDGTQQIKLNDKSIFNIGSIAKEFNGVAIMMLNERGLLNLDDTISNFNFGLPNWSEKVTVRHLLNYAGGIPQIDPLNPGSDEEAWNILKNNDSLLFKPGTDFIYDNSNVFLQRRIIEKVTGQSFEEFVIENILRPLKMTNSVFDPKENYDNRTSCYDFDNIKCPEMNFISGWLWLDMNDLSKWIEAMNSNVLISQKSFDTLLRNPYVKDKTSSIGEYFEEKKLQRHNGTSYKFESIFLNDFKNNITIILLSNHRNRVWDLGHTIHDIMLGKPYIVPEKSIYQAIRKESLKDVSKGVASYYLLKKNQPDEYAFEDPDELNKLGYELYRAGKRKELIDIFKLATTEFPNNANSFDSLGEAYYINEQYDLALASYNTAISLGGTNGNAEKMVNKIKMKNIK from the coding sequence ATGAGACTATTTATTATTACTAGAGGAATAAGTTTTTTAATAATTGCACTATCAATTCTTGGATGTAAAGCTCAACTTACAGAAAACCAAAATGAGGCTAGATATGTCAAGCAAATCGATTCTCTAATAACAAAATCATACGAGAGAGACCTTTTTAATGGAAATGTTCTTGTTGTAAAAAAGGATAATATTATTTATCAAAAATCTTTTGGTTATACAGATGGCACCCAACAAATTAAATTAAATGATAAATCAATTTTTAATATCGGTTCTATTGCAAAGGAGTTTAATGGTGTCGCAATAATGATGCTTAATGAACGTGGTCTTCTAAACCTAGATGACACTATTTCTAACTTTAATTTTGGATTACCAAATTGGTCAGAAAAAGTTACCGTAAGACATCTACTAAATTATGCAGGAGGAATACCTCAAATCGACCCACTAAACCCTGGTAGCGATGAAGAGGCCTGGAATATTTTAAAAAATAACGATAGCTTACTTTTTAAACCAGGAACTGATTTTATCTATGACAATAGTAATGTGTTCTTACAGCGAAGAATCATTGAAAAAGTAACCGGACAATCGTTTGAGGAATTTGTTATTGAAAATATTCTTAGACCTTTAAAAATGACAAATTCGGTATTTGATCCAAAAGAAAATTATGATAACCGGACATCCTGTTACGATTTTGATAATATAAAGTGTCCCGAAATGAATTTTATTAGTGGTTGGTTATGGTTAGACATGAATGATTTATCCAAATGGATTGAAGCAATGAACTCAAATGTCTTGATCTCTCAAAAATCCTTTGATACCCTACTAAGAAATCCATATGTAAAAGATAAAACTTCATCCATTGGGGAATATTTTGAAGAAAAGAAACTACAAAGACACAATGGAACTTCTTATAAGTTTGAATCTATTTTTTTAAATGACTTTAAAAATAATATTACGATTATCCTATTATCCAACCATAGAAATAGAGTTTGGGATTTAGGGCATACTATTCATGATATAATGTTGGGGAAACCTTATATAGTTCCTGAAAAATCAATTTATCAAGCCATAAGAAAAGAGAGCCTGAAAGATGTATCCAAAGGAGTAGCATCATATTATTTGCTCAAGAAAAATCAACCAGATGAATACGCTTTTGAAGATCCGGACGAACTTAACAAATTGGGTTATGAACTTTATAGGGCTGGAAAAAGAAAAGAATTAATAGACATATTTAAGTTGGCAACCACAGAATTTCCCAATAATGCAAATTCATTCGATAGTTTAGGAGAGGCTTATTATATTAATGAACAGTATGATTTAGCATTAGCTAGCTATAACACAGCAATAAGCCTTGGAGGCACCAATGGGAATGCCGAAAAAATGGTGAACAAAATCAAAATGAAGAACATCAAATAA
- a CDS encoding PadR family transcriptional regulator — MNEEFVHKWKSQVKKGTLAFIVLNVLGDNEFYGYELIEQVRKNTAIEIAEGTLYPLMNRLKNENLVTSKWVEQDSGIPRKYYTLTPTGEETLKQMRIFWETLEVSIKKILK, encoded by the coding sequence ATGAACGAAGAGTTTGTACATAAATGGAAATCACAGGTCAAGAAAGGAACCTTGGCTTTTATCGTATTAAATGTTCTTGGAGACAATGAATTTTATGGCTATGAACTCATTGAACAGGTTCGGAAGAACACGGCTATTGAAATTGCTGAAGGTACGCTGTACCCCTTGATGAACAGGCTCAAGAATGAAAACCTTGTTACATCGAAGTGGGTAGAACAGGATTCGGGCATACCCAGAAAATACTACACCCTTACCCCTACCGGGGAAGAAACTTTGAAACAGATGAGAATCTTCTGGGAAACCCTTGAAGTCTCAATCAAAAAGATATTAAAATGA
- a CDS encoding transposase: MRYHIRIRNNFKVFSLIRQKQVTAWHLFNNLKVGELGHYQGIVKMYGQLCYLSGTRTIKDGKIEYLILVCFNQPDQALEYYGKCWQVETLFRGLKSSGFNIEDTHVIALDRLEKLMLLVMIAFVWCYKIGDFIDNEIRPIRIKKHGRRALSVCKYGLDYLSRVLLTGYNELNINLWQFLSCT; this comes from the coding sequence ATCAGGTACCATATCAGGATACGGAACAATTTTAAGGTGTTCTCTCTAATACGGCAAAAACAGGTCACAGCCTGGCACCTGTTTAATAACCTGAAAGTTGGTGAGCTGGGACATTATCAGGGGATCGTCAAGATGTACGGCCAGTTGTGCTATCTCTCGGGGACCAGAACAATAAAGGATGGTAAAATAGAGTACCTCATCCTGGTCTGCTTTAACCAACCCGACCAAGCTTTGGAATATTATGGGAAGTGCTGGCAAGTGGAAACGCTCTTTCGAGGATTGAAATCCAGTGGGTTCAACATCGAGGACACCCATGTGATTGCCTTGGATCGACTGGAAAAATTGATGCTGTTGGTTATGATTGCCTTTGTCTGGTGCTACAAGATAGGGGATTTTATCGATAATGAGATTCGGCCCATTAGGATCAAAAAACACGGAAGGAGGGCCCTTAGTGTTTGTAAATATGGACTTGATTACCTCTCCAGGGTATTGCTTACAGGATATAACGAATTGAATATTAACCTATGGCAATTTTTGTCATGTACTTAG